A genomic segment from Muntiacus reevesi chromosome 15, mMunRee1.1, whole genome shotgun sequence encodes:
- the NDN gene encoding necdin, which translates to MSEQSKDVCDPNFAAEASNSEVHSSLGIPGGPSAPGSQAATLTELESPPLSPPDAPLASLPSQASGEEGDPKALQQAAEEGRPHQAPSTTQLSPAPPAPAQLVQKAHELMWYVLVKDQKRMIIWFPDMVKDVIGSYKKWCRSILRRTSLILARVFGLHLRLTSLHTMEFSLVKALEPEELDRVALSNRMPMTGLLLMILSLIYVKGRGARESAVWNVLRILGLRPWKKHSTFGDVRKLITEEFVQQNYLKYQRVPHVEPPEYEFFWGSRASREITKMQIMEFLARVFKKNPQAWPSRYREALEEARALREAHPTAYCPRNSVSED; encoded by the coding sequence ATGTCCGAACAAAGTAAGGATGTGTGCGACCCCAACTTTGCAGCCGAGGCTTCCAACTCCGAGGTGCACAGCAGCCTCGGCATTCCCGGCGGGCCCTCTGCTCCCGGGTCTCAGGCCGCGACCCTCACTGAGCTGGAGAGCCCTCCCTTAAGCCCGCCTGATGCCCCTCTGGCCTCGCTGCCTTCCCAGGCTTCAGGTGAAGAGGGAGACCCGAAGGCCCTGCAGCAGGCCGCTGAGGAAGGCCGTCCCCACCAGGCCCCGAGCACAACTCAGCTCAGCCCGgcgcccccggccccggcccagCTGGTGCAGAAGGCACACGAGCTCATGTGGTACGTGCTGGTCAAGGACCAGAAGAGGATGATCATCTGGTTCCCAGACATGGTGAAAGATGTCATCGGCAGTTACAAGAAGTGGTGCAGAAGCATCCTTCGGCGCACCAGCCTCATCCTTGCACGCGTGTTTGGGCTGCACCTGAGGCTGACCAGCCTGCACACCATGGAGTTTTCGCTGGTCAAAGCTCTGGAGCCAGAGGAGTTGGACAGGGTCGCTCTGAGCAACCGCATGCCGATGACAGGCCTCCTGCTGATGATCCTGAGCCTCATTTACGTGAAGGGTCGCGGCGCTCGAGAGAGTGCAGTCTGGAACGTGCTGCGCATCTTGGGGCTGAGGCCTTGGAAGAAACACTCCACCTTCGGAGACGTGAGAAAGCTTATTACCGAGGAGTTCGTCCAGCAGAACTACCTGAAGTACCAGCGCGTCCCCCATGTCGAGCCCCCTGAGTACGAGTTCTTCTGGGGCTCCCGTGCCAGCCGTGAAATCACCAAGATGCAGATCATGGAGTTCCTGGCCAGGGTCTTTAAGAAAAACCCCCAGGCCTGGCCTTCCCGCTACAGGGAAGCTCTGGAAGAGGCTAGAGCCTTGCGGGAGGCCCACCCCACTGCCTACTGCCCCCGCAACAGTGTCTCCGAGGACTAG